In one Echinicola marina genomic region, the following are encoded:
- a CDS encoding histone H1: protein MSRFTEVKDLIDSLEDDFEKFYEKGNKAAGTRVRNGMQAIKNLAQDIRKEITEIKNSEK from the coding sequence ATGAGCAGATTCACAGAAGTTAAGGATTTGATTGATTCTTTAGAAGATGATTTCGAAAAGTTCTACGAAAAAGGAAACAAAGCAGCTGGTACTCGTGTAAGAAACGGCATGCAGGCAATTAAAAACCTGGCTCAGGACATCAGAAAAGAAATTACTGAGATCAAGAATTCAGAAAAATAA
- a CDS encoding 3-keto-disaccharide hydrolase, whose product MFMIKKHNLNRSLLKGVFLVFAGISIISLVGLVPPLGFTQLFNGKDLTGWVGNKTDYVVEDGVLVIRPDRGGSGNLYTEKEYSDFHLKFDFLLTPGANNGLGIRAPLKGDAAYAGMELQILDNTASKYAHLKEYQYHGSVYGVIPAKRGALKPVGEWNSEEVIVKGNKIKVILNGKTILKGDIERASKGGTLDGKEHPGLSRTRGHIGFLGHGSVVKFKDISIREL is encoded by the coding sequence ATGTTTATGATAAAAAAACACAATTTAAATAGGTCCCTTTTAAAAGGGGTGTTTTTAGTATTTGCTGGAATCAGCATAATTTCACTTGTTGGGCTAGTGCCTCCTCTTGGATTTACCCAATTATTCAATGGTAAGGACCTTACTGGATGGGTGGGGAACAAGACCGACTATGTAGTTGAAGATGGTGTGTTGGTCATTCGGCCGGATAGGGGAGGAAGTGGTAATTTGTATACGGAGAAGGAGTATTCCGACTTTCATTTGAAATTTGATTTTTTATTGACTCCTGGAGCGAACAATGGTTTGGGGATTAGAGCTCCATTAAAGGGGGATGCTGCTTATGCGGGGATGGAATTACAAATCTTGGATAATACGGCAAGTAAATATGCCCATCTTAAAGAATATCAGTACCATGGTTCTGTATATGGTGTGATCCCTGCAAAGAGAGGGGCCTTAAAGCCTGTTGGTGAGTGGAACAGTGAAGAGGTGATCGTAAAGGGTAATAAAATCAAGGTTATTCTCAATGGAAAAACGATCTTGAAGGGGGATATTGAGAGGGCTAGTAAGGGTGGAACACTCGATGGAAAGGAGCATCCAGGTCTATCCAGAACAAGGGGGCATATTGGATTTTTAGGCCATGGATCAGTTGTGAAATTTAAGGATATTTCGATCAGGGAACTGTAG
- a CDS encoding IS1595 family transposase, producing MNLIEFTGHFPDEESCEQYIKKYREKSGIRCKNCEKITRHYWFANGRFFECSSCRRRSSLKSGTVMENSKLPLRIWLLAMLFMSATKKGFSCLELQRQLGLSRYETTFRLMHRIRSAMGQRDELYILSDMIEYDECYMETVQENQILGQLKRGKGSQKQTAVAVAAESVPLEDLDSGQKTKRCGYFKMRVMDKVDCESVNAFIRANTVGDVVLFTDKNTAYSKIEEVVATHLAVPSGKESVNDTLKWVHKAISNLKRTLLGVYHMITYKYLQNYLNEFVYRLNRRYFGKGLFERLVIAGTYPYVQ from the coding sequence ATGAACCTTATAGAATTTACGGGCCATTTCCCAGATGAGGAAAGTTGTGAACAATACATCAAGAAATACCGTGAGAAAAGCGGTATACGGTGCAAAAACTGTGAGAAGATAACCCGACACTATTGGTTTGCCAACGGCAGGTTTTTCGAATGCAGCAGTTGTCGGAGACGTTCTTCTCTTAAATCAGGGACGGTAATGGAAAACAGCAAGCTTCCGCTCCGTATCTGGCTATTGGCCATGCTGTTTATGTCGGCGACCAAGAAAGGGTTTTCCTGCCTTGAGCTCCAGCGGCAACTGGGGCTTAGCCGATATGAGACCACTTTCCGTCTGATGCACAGGATACGGTCAGCCATGGGACAACGAGATGAGCTTTATATCCTCAGTGACATGATTGAATATGACGAGTGTTATATGGAAACCGTACAGGAGAACCAGATCTTGGGTCAGCTTAAACGTGGAAAAGGCAGCCAGAAACAGACCGCAGTAGCGGTGGCGGCCGAATCGGTACCCTTGGAAGACCTGGATTCCGGGCAGAAAACAAAGCGCTGTGGCTATTTCAAAATGAGGGTCATGGACAAAGTGGACTGCGAGAGTGTCAATGCCTTTATCCGGGCCAATACCGTAGGGGATGTGGTACTGTTTACAGACAAGAACACGGCCTACTCGAAAATAGAGGAAGTGGTGGCCACCCATTTGGCCGTTCCATCGGGAAAGGAGTCCGTAAACGACACCTTAAAATGGGTACACAAAGCAATCAGTAATCTTAAAAGAACCCTGTTGGGGGTATATCACATGATAACTTATAAATATTTACAGAACTATTTAAATGAGTTTGTTTACAGATTGAACCGAAGATATTTTGGCAAAGGACTCTTTGAAAGGCTCGTTATTGCGGGCACTTACCCATACGTGCAGTAA
- the msrA gene encoding peptide-methionine (S)-S-oxide reductase MsrA — MKNLLLMAFALVFLTFASKASSLENMVELDTATFAAGCFWCTEAQFLQLEGVKTVVSGYTGGTVKNPTYKQVCTGKTGHAEAIQITYDPNIISYDELLEAFFISHDPTQLNRQGNDVGTQYRSAIFYHNTGQKEMANYYIKKLTEENIYPKKIVTEVSPVGEYYVAEDYHQNYYALNKNQPYCQFVITPKLEKFKKVFKEKLK; from the coding sequence ATGAAAAATCTATTGCTAATGGCATTTGCACTGGTCTTTTTGACTTTTGCTTCAAAAGCCAGTTCGCTTGAAAATATGGTAGAACTGGACACCGCGACCTTTGCCGCTGGCTGTTTTTGGTGCACTGAAGCACAATTCTTACAGCTTGAAGGTGTCAAGACAGTAGTTTCCGGTTATACTGGAGGAACGGTCAAAAACCCTACTTACAAACAAGTCTGCACAGGTAAAACAGGGCACGCTGAAGCCATACAAATCACCTATGATCCCAATATCATCAGCTACGATGAACTCTTGGAAGCTTTCTTTATTTCCCATGATCCTACACAGTTAAATAGACAAGGGAATGACGTGGGCACACAATACAGATCGGCTATATTCTATCACAATACCGGGCAAAAAGAAATGGCTAATTATTATATCAAAAAACTGACGGAAGAAAATATCTATCCAAAAAAAATCGTCACTGAGGTATCTCCTGTAGGAGAATACTATGTAGCAGAAGATTATCATCAAAACTACTACGCACTCAACAAAAACCAGCCTTACTGCCAATTTGTGATTACTCCAAAGCTGGAGAAGTTCAAAAAAGTGTTTAAAGAAAAGCTTAAATGA
- the msrB gene encoding peptide-methionine (R)-S-oxide reductase MsrB, with translation MKKLMLITLSLTVLCSCSMGQNNTEKAENPYYSRTDTSKLQVTDTEWKKILSPFLYAVAREAATERAFTGKYWNADAKGTYYCAVCGNKLFLSEAKFESDCGWPSFFEAVRKNSVIYKEDNSHGMQRIEVLCGRCDSHLGHIFNDGPPPTHKRFCMNSVSLDFEPLLGTISQ, from the coding sequence ATGAAAAAATTGATGCTTATAACCTTGTCGCTAACTGTCCTCTGTAGCTGTAGTATGGGACAAAACAATACAGAAAAAGCTGAAAACCCCTACTATTCTAGAACTGATACCAGCAAACTTCAAGTCACTGATACAGAATGGAAAAAGATACTTTCTCCTTTTCTTTATGCTGTGGCCAGAGAGGCAGCCACTGAAAGGGCATTCACCGGAAAATATTGGAATGCAGATGCTAAGGGCACCTACTACTGTGCGGTTTGCGGTAACAAGCTATTTCTATCAGAAGCTAAATTTGAAAGTGACTGTGGTTGGCCTAGCTTCTTTGAGGCTGTAAGGAAGAACAGTGTCATTTATAAAGAAGACAACAGTCACGGAATGCAAAGAATAGAAGTATTATGCGGTAGATGTGACTCCCATCTCGGCCATATCTTTAATGATGGGCCTCCTCCTACCCACAAACGTTTCTGCATGAACTCAGTTTCCCTGGATTTCGAACCGCTGCTTGGGACCATTTCCCAATGA